In Providencia sneebia DSM 19967, one DNA window encodes the following:
- a CDS encoding M16 family metallopeptidase translates to MLRKITFTLFVGLIISGCAKNPANSSNGQVLLPTRSDLQYYQLDNGLQVYLLQRNQPGVELRLLVKSGSIQENEQQLGLAHFTEHMAFKGTKHFPGTTGFKQLEQQGLKLGSHVNAITSLNSTLYKLSLPEATPAQITTGLQVIADWASNMTFDQDAFEKERPVIIEEWRLRQGMGYRINDSLEKLRYHGSRYAERNPIGSLDIVRQAPIEQAKNYYQTWYQPQRMTLLVIGDFNQSSVRKEVDALFTAPKPQIPSLDNPQWQKFADTNAMLVQPIFDKEQGARFIQFALQKDVAAPLNTRQGQYDDLMDSLWLAILNQRFTALVDNGVLPAISINEQGSMLDNRRLQQLMIIHPKGDDYKNATTVLFTELQRLATEPVTQQELDAARQAMLKKFSQQAATEQRYANDYLAGQLTTALEYDMPLWNKRQQLDNSYQLIGKVKPHDLQQHVSTFLAKASPRLALIGPDTDAAGVNADTFRQQWQNIRTTSPGPFTLQTQTITLQLAKQPSGSIIEQKAIPVAKTERWALSNGIQVIVKADKNLKEDIQFNLQLPGGRSLETQQTAGLTDWALKLPESSGYGEYNARDLALLAKQNQISIRPYSELLTHGFRGKTPVDNLETALQLLHLKLTAPQFSGEKLEQQKQSFALNLSKTPVERTFLDNINKESYQNGELLVVNPQGSWQNFTAGQLQQANRQLLTSTADMTLVISGALNTRDLKPLLEQWIATIPARNQQLTWRNQGIMPKMVSLNKHYPISSSDKSMVSIQYAAPAQWTQQQQLGIQLLDTIISQRLRGELREKASGIYALGFSQMLAKKPQPYYYARLNFTTAPQRAEEMTQIAQKTIAQIQQSGINQKELTEAKNIWLTENAQVVDSSGYWTEALMQIASDDQQYQRLTQEPAIIRQLTVDDINRLAHQYLGQNPKIFMMTP, encoded by the coding sequence ATGCTTCGTAAAATTACCTTTACCCTTTTTGTCGGCCTAATCATAAGCGGCTGTGCAAAAAATCCAGCAAACAGTTCGAATGGACAAGTATTACTGCCAACTCGTTCAGACCTTCAATATTACCAACTTGATAATGGTTTACAGGTCTATCTTCTACAGCGTAATCAGCCCGGTGTAGAGCTACGTTTATTAGTGAAAAGTGGCTCAATACAAGAAAATGAACAACAACTTGGTCTTGCTCATTTCACTGAACATATGGCATTTAAAGGGACTAAACATTTTCCTGGTACGACGGGATTTAAACAACTTGAACAACAAGGTTTAAAATTAGGTAGCCATGTTAATGCCATCACAAGTTTAAACTCGACGTTGTACAAACTTTCTTTACCAGAAGCCACACCAGCTCAAATCACGACGGGGTTACAAGTTATCGCTGATTGGGCTTCTAATATGACGTTTGACCAAGATGCTTTTGAAAAAGAGCGCCCTGTCATTATAGAAGAGTGGCGTTTACGCCAAGGTATGGGCTATCGAATCAATGATAGCTTAGAAAAATTGCGCTATCACGGTAGCCGTTATGCAGAACGAAACCCAATTGGTTCACTGGATATCGTTCGCCAAGCACCTATTGAACAAGCAAAAAATTATTATCAAACTTGGTACCAACCCCAGCGGATGACATTATTAGTGATTGGTGATTTTAACCAATCATCAGTGCGCAAAGAAGTTGATGCCTTGTTTACTGCACCAAAACCGCAAATCCCCTCTTTAGATAATCCGCAATGGCAAAAGTTTGCAGATACAAACGCCATGTTAGTACAACCCATCTTTGATAAAGAGCAAGGCGCGCGGTTTATTCAATTTGCGCTACAAAAAGATGTTGCTGCGCCACTCAATACTCGCCAAGGACAATATGATGATTTAATGGATAGTTTATGGCTTGCCATTTTAAATCAGCGTTTTACTGCTTTGGTCGATAATGGTGTCCTGCCGGCAATTAGTATCAATGAACAAGGTTCAATGCTAGATAACCGCAGGTTACAGCAACTGATGATTATTCATCCTAAAGGTGATGATTATAAAAATGCCACAACGGTTCTCTTTACAGAACTACAGCGATTAGCCACAGAGCCAGTAACTCAACAAGAGCTTGATGCTGCACGACAAGCTATGTTGAAAAAATTCAGTCAGCAAGCCGCAACCGAACAGCGTTATGCCAATGATTATCTTGCAGGTCAACTCACTACCGCATTGGAATATGACATGCCATTGTGGAATAAACGCCAACAATTAGATAATAGCTACCAATTAATTGGCAAAGTAAAGCCTCATGATTTACAACAACATGTCTCTACATTTTTAGCTAAAGCATCACCCCGTCTTGCATTGATTGGCCCTGATACTGATGCTGCTGGGGTTAATGCAGATACCTTCCGCCAGCAATGGCAAAATATTCGTACCACATCTCCCGGGCCATTTACATTACAAACCCAAACAATCACACTGCAATTAGCAAAACAGCCAAGCGGTTCTATTATTGAACAAAAAGCCATTCCGGTTGCTAAAACTGAACGTTGGGCACTCAGTAACGGCATTCAAGTTATTGTCAAAGCAGATAAAAATTTAAAAGAAGATATTCAATTTAACCTACAGCTACCGGGTGGGCGCTCACTTGAGACACAACAAACTGCAGGTCTAACAGATTGGGCATTAAAGCTTCCTGAAAGCAGTGGTTATGGTGAATATAATGCACGTGATTTGGCGCTACTTGCCAAACAAAATCAAATCTCTATTCGCCCTTATAGTGAATTATTAACACACGGTTTTCGTGGTAAAACCCCCGTTGATAATCTAGAAACCGCATTGCAATTGCTGCACTTAAAACTTACCGCACCACAATTTAGTGGTGAAAAGCTAGAACAACAGAAACAATCATTTGCTTTGAATCTTTCTAAAACGCCAGTTGAGCGCACTTTCCTAGATAATATCAACAAAGAAAGCTATCAAAATGGTGAGTTATTAGTCGTCAATCCACAAGGCAGCTGGCAGAATTTTACAGCTGGACAATTACAGCAAGCGAATCGCCAATTATTGACGTCAACAGCAGATATGACGCTAGTCATTAGTGGTGCGCTCAATACTCGAGACTTAAAACCGCTGTTAGAACAATGGATCGCCACAATTCCTGCACGTAATCAACAACTTACTTGGCGTAACCAAGGCATTATGCCGAAAATGGTTTCTTTGAATAAACATTATCCTATCAGCAGCAGTGATAAGAGCATGGTCAGTATTCAATATGCGGCACCTGCCCAATGGACACAGCAACAGCAATTAGGAATCCAATTATTAGATACTATCATTAGCCAGAGATTGCGTGGTGAGTTACGAGAAAAAGCCAGTGGTATTTATGCATTAGGTTTTTCACAAATGTTAGCGAAAAAACCGCAACCTTATTATTATGCGCGGCTTAATTTCACCACAGCACCACAACGTGCAGAAGAGATGACTCAGATTGCGCAAAAAACAATTGCCCAAATCCAACAATCTGGCATCAACCAAAAAGAGCTGACTGAAGCGAAAAATATCTGGCTAACAGAAAATGCTCAAGTTGTTGATAGTTCTGGATATTGGACAGAAGCACTAATGCAAATCGCCTCCGACGATCAACAGTATCAACGCCTAACACAGGAACCAGCTATTATTCGCCAACTTACAGTTGATGATATCAATCGTTTGGCTCATCAATATTTAGGACAAAATCCAAAAATATTTATGATGACGCCTTAA
- a CDS encoding GNAT family N-acetyltransferase translates to MNDIIIRRATPEDIPAITQMHADYSAYANTLQLPYPSTKTWENRLNANDPFISQFVATLNDLVVGLLVIHQPSQVRRKHAASFGITVSQAHQGKGIGSKLMEVLVDYCDNWLNIRRIELEVYATNDNGLGLYQKFGFQQEGIMRDYAFRDGKYVDAIMMSRINQQAN, encoded by the coding sequence ATGAACGACATTATTATCCGCAGAGCAACTCCTGAAGATATTCCTGCGATCACCCAAATGCATGCAGATTATTCAGCTTATGCAAACACACTTCAATTGCCTTATCCCTCAACAAAAACGTGGGAAAACCGACTTAATGCGAATGATCCATTTATTTCACAATTTGTTGCTACCCTAAATGATCTCGTTGTCGGCCTATTAGTGATCCACCAACCAAGCCAAGTTCGCCGCAAACATGCAGCTAGCTTTGGTATTACAGTTAGCCAAGCACATCAAGGCAAAGGTATTGGTTCTAAATTAATGGAAGTGCTAGTGGATTATTGTGATAACTGGCTAAATATTCGCCGTATTGAGCTAGAAGTTTACGCAACGAATGATAACGGATTAGGCCTTTACCAAAAGTTTGGATTTCAGCAAGAAGGGATTATGCGAGATTATGCATTTCGTGATGGGAAATACGTTGATGCCATTATGATGAGCCGCATTAATCAGCAAGCTAATTAA
- the deoD gene encoding purine-nucleoside phosphorylase, which produces MATPHINAEMGDFADVVLMPGDPLRAKYIAETFLQDVRQVNNVRGMLGFTGTYKGRKISVMGHGMGIPSCSIYAKELITDFGVKVIIRVGSCGAVMDDVKLRDVVIGMGACTDSNVNRQRFKGHDFAAIADYDLVHNAVEAAKAKGVNVRVGNLFSADLFYSPEPDMFNVMEKYGILGVEMEAAGIYGVAAEFGARALTICTVSDHIKTGEQTTSAERQTTFNEMIEIALDSVLLGDK; this is translated from the coding sequence ATGGCAACTCCACATATTAATGCAGAAATGGGTGATTTCGCTGACGTCGTATTGATGCCGGGCGACCCGCTGCGCGCAAAATATATTGCAGAAACATTCCTTCAAGACGTACGCCAAGTGAATAATGTGCGTGGAATGTTAGGTTTTACGGGAACTTATAAAGGCCGTAAGATCTCTGTTATGGGACATGGAATGGGGATCCCATCTTGCTCTATTTATGCGAAAGAGCTGATTACTGATTTTGGTGTGAAAGTTATCATTCGTGTAGGTTCATGTGGTGCAGTAATGGATGATGTTAAACTGCGTGATGTCGTGATTGGTATGGGGGCTTGCACCGATTCAAATGTTAACCGCCAACGTTTTAAAGGTCATGATTTTGCTGCAATTGCTGATTATGATCTCGTGCATAATGCTGTGGAAGCTGCAAAAGCGAAAGGCGTTAATGTTCGTGTTGGTAACCTATTCTCTGCTGATCTGTTCTATTCCCCAGAACCTGATATGTTTAATGTGATGGAAAAGTACGGCATTCTTGGTGTTGAGATGGAAGCGGCGGGTATCTACGGGGTTGCTGCTGAGTTCGGTGCTCGTGCTCTGACTATTTGTACTGTTTCTGATCATATCAAAACAGGTGAACAAACCACTTCAGCTGAACGCCAAACGACATTTAATGAAATGATTGAAATCGCATTAGATTCAGTTTTATTAGGTGACAAATAA
- the deoB gene encoding phosphopentomutase, which produces MKRTFIMVLDSFGIGAAGDAHKFNDEGANTLGHIAEACASGKANVGRKGPLHLPNLTALGLGKAAEESCGKFPVGLDHNADIIGAYAYASELSSGKDTPSGHWEIAGVPVLFDWGYFENHENSFPQELLDKIVKRANIPGYLGNCHSSGTVILDQLGEEHMKTGKPIFYTSADSVFQIACHEETYGLDELYALCEIAREELTDGGYNIGRVIARPFIGDKAGNFERTGNRHDLAVEPPAPTMLQKLVEEKQGEVVSIGKIADIYAHVGITKKVKATGIDALFDATVKEMKEAGDKTIVFTNFVDFDSAYGHRRDVPGYAAALELFDRRLPELMELVGEDDILILTADHGCDPTWHGTDHTREHIPVLIYGPKVKPGSLGHRETFADIGQTVANYFDLSPMDYGKSML; this is translated from the coding sequence ATGAAACGTACATTTATTATGGTATTGGACTCTTTCGGAATTGGTGCAGCAGGTGATGCGCATAAATTTAATGACGAAGGTGCAAATACATTAGGTCACATTGCTGAAGCATGTGCGAGTGGTAAAGCAAATGTGGGTCGTAAAGGTCCACTTCATCTACCAAATTTAACTGCTCTTGGGCTTGGTAAAGCGGCTGAGGAATCCTGTGGTAAATTCCCAGTTGGGCTAGACCATAATGCTGATATTATCGGTGCGTATGCTTATGCGAGCGAATTATCATCAGGTAAAGATACGCCATCTGGCCACTGGGAAATTGCGGGTGTACCCGTTCTGTTTGATTGGGGATACTTTGAAAATCATGAAAATAGTTTCCCACAAGAACTGCTCGACAAAATTGTTAAACGCGCAAATATCCCGGGCTATTTAGGTAATTGCCATTCATCTGGTACGGTTATTTTGGACCAACTGGGTGAAGAGCACATGAAAACAGGTAAACCTATTTTCTATACTTCTGCTGACTCAGTATTCCAAATTGCTTGCCATGAAGAAACTTATGGCTTAGATGAACTGTATGCTTTATGTGAGATTGCTCGTGAAGAGTTGACTGACGGCGGCTACAATATTGGTCGTGTTATTGCGCGTCCATTTATTGGCGATAAAGCGGGTAATTTCGAACGTACCGGAAATCGTCATGACCTAGCCGTTGAGCCACCAGCACCGACAATGCTACAAAAGCTGGTTGAAGAAAAACAAGGTGAAGTCGTTTCTATTGGTAAAATTGCTGATATTTATGCGCATGTTGGTATCACTAAAAAAGTGAAAGCAACGGGTATTGATGCATTATTTGATGCCACCGTAAAAGAGATGAAAGAAGCAGGCGATAAAACAATTGTCTTTACTAACTTTGTTGATTTCGACTCAGCTTATGGTCACCGCCGTGATGTTCCGGGCTATGCAGCAGCATTAGAATTGTTTGACCGTCGTCTACCAGAGCTGATGGAATTAGTTGGTGAAGATGATATTTTGATCTTAACCGCTGACCACGGTTGTGACCCAACTTGGCATGGTACAGACCATACTCGTGAACACATTCCTGTTCTCATTTATGGACCAAAAGTTAAACCAGGCTCACTTGGCCATCGTGAAACTTTCGCTGATATTGGGCAAACTGTGGCAAATTACTTTGATTTATCGCCAATGGATTACGGTAAATCAATGCTTTAA
- the deoA gene encoding thymidine phosphorylase, producing MFLAQEIIRKKRDGKPLSEEEIRFFINGVRDNAVSEGQIAALAMTIYFNDMTMPERVALTLAMRDSGTVLNWKSLNLNGPLVDKHSTGGVGDVTSLMLGPMVAACGGYVPMISGRGLGHTGGTLDKLEAIPGFDIFPNDERFRDIIRQVGVAIIGQTNSLAPADKRFYATRDITATVDSIPLITASILSKKLAEGLDALVMDVKVGSGAFMPTYEKSEQLAESIVKVANGAGCKTTALLTDMNEVLASSAGNAVEVREAVRFLTGEYRNPRLFEVTMALCAEMLVSGGLAVDRDDARRKLQAVLDNGQAAEIFGRMVAAQKGPSDFVENYDKYLPTAVLSKAVYAEKSGIVTAMDTRALGMSVVTLGGGRRKATDDIDYSVGLSGIAALGTSVDSQTPLAIIHANSEKAWEEAAREVREAMVIGEKAAAATPMVYRQISE from the coding sequence GTGTTTCTGGCGCAAGAAATAATCCGCAAAAAACGTGATGGTAAGCCATTGAGTGAAGAAGAGATCCGCTTCTTTATTAATGGTGTTCGCGATAACGCAGTCTCTGAAGGTCAAATAGCCGCTTTGGCGATGACGATCTATTTCAATGATATGACAATGCCTGAACGCGTTGCATTGACTTTAGCAATGCGTGATTCTGGTACAGTATTAAATTGGAAATCATTAAATCTCAATGGCCCTCTTGTTGATAAGCACTCAACGGGTGGTGTTGGTGATGTGACATCACTCATGTTAGGTCCAATGGTGGCAGCATGTGGCGGTTATGTCCCCATGATTTCTGGCCGAGGTTTAGGTCATACGGGGGGCACATTAGATAAACTCGAAGCTATCCCTGGATTTGATATTTTTCCAAATGATGAGCGTTTCCGTGACATTATTCGTCAGGTTGGTGTGGCAATCATTGGTCAAACCAATTCATTGGCACCAGCCGATAAACGCTTCTATGCAACACGTGATATCACCGCAACCGTTGATTCTATTCCTTTGATTACAGCATCTATCTTAAGTAAAAAGCTGGCTGAAGGTTTAGATGCTTTAGTGATGGATGTCAAAGTAGGTTCTGGCGCATTTATGCCAACTTATGAAAAATCAGAGCAACTTGCTGAGTCAATTGTCAAAGTGGCAAATGGCGCAGGTTGTAAAACAACGGCATTATTGACAGATATGAACGAAGTGCTTGCCTCAAGTGCAGGTAATGCCGTTGAAGTCAGAGAAGCAGTACGGTTTTTAACCGGAGAGTATCGAAATCCTCGTTTATTTGAAGTCACGATGGCGTTGTGTGCTGAAATGTTAGTTTCAGGTGGGCTTGCTGTAGATAGAGATGATGCTCGTCGAAAATTACAAGCGGTGCTTGATAATGGTCAAGCAGCAGAAATTTTTGGACGTATGGTCGCGGCTCAAAAAGGTCCAAGTGATTTTGTAGAAAACTATGACAAATACTTACCAACAGCAGTATTGAGCAAAGCCGTTTATGCAGAAAAATCCGGTATTGTGACCGCGATGGATACCCGAGCTTTGGGCATGTCTGTAGTGACACTCGGTGGTGGTCGTCGCAAAGCAACAGATGATATTGATTATAGTGTTGGTTTAAGCGGTATTGCGGCATTAGGAACATCTGTTGATAGCCAAACGCCTTTAGCTATTATTCATGCGAATAGTGAAAAAGCTTGGGAAGAAGCTGCGCGAGAAGTACGCGAAGCAATGGTTATTGGTGAGAAAGCCGCAGCAGCGACACCAATGGTTTATCGTCAAATTAGTGAATAA
- the deoC gene encoding deoxyribose-phosphate aldolase: MTDLTAAAQRALNLMDLTTLNDDDTDEKVIALCHQAKSPAGQTAAICIYPRFIPIARKALREQGTPEVRIATVTNFPHGNDDIEIALAETRAAIAYGADEVDVVFPYRALMAGNEQVGFDLVKACKEACSEANVLLKVIIEVGELKDPALIRKASEISIKAGADFIKTSTGKVPVNATLESAEIMMQVIHDMNVAKTVGFKPAGGVRTAEEAAQYLALADRILGDGWVDARHFRFGASSLLNSLLNTLGFDVKKSNSSY; encoded by the coding sequence ATGACTGATTTAACTGCCGCTGCGCAACGCGCATTGAATTTGATGGATTTAACAACCTTGAATGACGATGATACTGATGAAAAAGTGATCGCATTATGTCATCAAGCCAAAAGTCCTGCGGGTCAAACTGCGGCTATTTGTATTTATCCCCGTTTTATTCCAATTGCTCGTAAAGCATTACGTGAACAGGGTACGCCTGAAGTACGTATCGCAACAGTAACCAATTTCCCACACGGTAATGATGATATTGAAATTGCTTTAGCAGAAACTCGAGCTGCGATTGCTTACGGCGCTGATGAAGTGGATGTGGTATTCCCTTATCGTGCACTGATGGCTGGCAATGAGCAAGTTGGTTTCGACTTAGTGAAAGCCTGCAAAGAAGCTTGTTCAGAGGCCAATGTTTTATTGAAAGTGATTATCGAAGTCGGCGAGCTAAAAGATCCTGCGCTTATTCGTAAAGCTTCTGAAATTTCGATTAAAGCGGGTGCAGACTTTATTAAAACCTCTACAGGTAAAGTACCTGTTAACGCAACCCTTGAAAGTGCTGAGATCATGATGCAGGTGATTCATGATATGAATGTTGCCAAAACTGTCGGTTTTAAACCTGCTGGTGGCGTTCGTACGGCTGAAGAAGCTGCTCAATATTTAGCACTTGCAGATAGAATTTTAGGTGATGGTTGGGTTGATGCGCGTCATTTCCGTTTCGGCGCATCAAGCTTGCTTAATAGCTTATTAAATACACTTGGTTTTGATGTAAAAAAATCAAATAGCAGTTATTAA
- a CDS encoding NupC/NupG family nucleoside CNT transporter produces MQLIMGLVGMAVLIAIAVLFSSNRRAIKLRTVGGAFLIQLALGALVLYVPAGRSVLQAISDGVSKVISYGQDGMSFIFGGLVSDKMFELFGGGGFVFALRVLPIIVFFSSLIAVLYYLGIMQLVIKVLGGGLQKLLGTSRTESLSATANIFVGQTEAPLVVRPYIATMTNSELFAVMSGGLASVAGSVLAGYAQLGVPMEYLIAASFMAAPGGLLFAKLLVPETEKSRDDANAVDLVAEDERPANIIDAAASGAASGMQLALNVGAMLLAFIALIALVNGILSGVGGWFDYPELSLELILGWVFSPIAYLIGVPWSEANIAGSFIGQKIVVNEFVAYMHFGEYLKPDAEVIAAGKQVLSEHSKAIISFALCGFANLSSVAILLGGLGGMAPNRRSDVARLGMKAVLAGTLSNLMSATIAGFFLTLAVI; encoded by the coding sequence ATGCAACTCATTATGGGTCTGGTCGGGATGGCAGTGCTAATTGCTATTGCCGTGCTATTTTCCAGCAATCGCAGAGCAATTAAACTTCGCACAGTGGGCGGTGCTTTCCTCATTCAGCTCGCTTTAGGTGCTTTAGTTCTTTATGTACCAGCCGGCCGTAGTGTGCTGCAAGCGATATCTGATGGTGTCTCTAAAGTCATTAGTTATGGTCAAGATGGGATGAGTTTCATCTTTGGTGGCCTTGTTTCTGACAAAATGTTTGAATTGTTTGGCGGCGGCGGATTTGTTTTTGCACTGCGCGTTCTGCCAATTATTGTCTTTTTCTCTTCTTTGATAGCCGTTCTGTATTATCTCGGTATCATGCAATTAGTTATCAAAGTGCTTGGTGGCGGCTTGCAGAAACTTCTCGGCACTTCAAGAACTGAATCATTATCTGCAACAGCAAATATTTTTGTTGGTCAAACTGAAGCGCCTTTAGTTGTTCGCCCTTACATTGCGACTATGACAAACTCTGAATTATTTGCTGTCATGAGCGGTGGCTTAGCCTCTGTTGCAGGTTCTGTATTGGCAGGATATGCACAATTAGGTGTTCCTATGGAATATCTCATCGCAGCCTCATTTATGGCTGCACCGGGCGGATTGTTATTTGCTAAGTTACTCGTTCCTGAAACAGAAAAAAGTCGTGATGATGCTAATGCAGTAGATTTAGTTGCTGAAGATGAGCGCCCTGCGAACATTATTGATGCGGCAGCATCTGGCGCGGCATCGGGTATGCAATTAGCCTTGAATGTTGGCGCTATGTTGCTTGCTTTCATTGCGTTAATCGCATTGGTGAATGGTATTTTAAGTGGCGTTGGTGGTTGGTTTGATTACCCAGAGCTTTCTCTTGAACTGATCTTAGGTTGGGTATTTTCTCCAATCGCTTACTTGATTGGTGTGCCATGGAGTGAAGCAAATATTGCAGGTTCTTTTATCGGCCAAAAAATTGTTGTTAACGAATTTGTTGCCTATATGCATTTTGGTGAATATCTGAAACCAGATGCAGAAGTGATTGCAGCAGGTAAACAAGTCCTCTCTGAGCATTCTAAAGCAATTATTTCATTCGCATTGTGTGGTTTTGCTAACCTTTCATCTGTTGCAATTCTATTAGGTGGATTAGGTGGAATGGCACCAAATCGCCGTAGTGATGTTGCACGTTTGGGAATGAAAGCTGTCCTTGCCGGAACGCTCTCTAACTTAATGAGTGCGACAATTGCAGGTTTCTTCTTAACTCTCGCTGTAATATAA
- a CDS encoding TatD family hydrolase, whose protein sequence is MNTFIDTHCHFDFPPFIESIEQSLLLAEQAGVSKIIIPTVGADNFGRVWQLSQQYPQLYAAMGFHPLYLSQFQVDQIEQLRDYLQQKNAKCVAVGEIGLDLYMQEPLFELQQKVLSEQLKLAKQFDLPVILHSRKSHDQLAVLLRRHPVPACGVVHGFAGSLVQAQAFIKLGYFIGVGGTITYERANKTRQTMSQLPLSSLVFETDAPDMPVSGFQGQSNRPERIQSIFQSLCELRPEPPDEIANQLYKNSQTLFNLSL, encoded by the coding sequence ATGAATACGTTTATTGATACGCATTGCCACTTTGATTTTCCGCCTTTTATTGAGTCAATTGAACAAAGTCTTTTGTTAGCGGAACAAGCGGGTGTTTCGAAAATTATTATTCCGACAGTCGGAGCGGATAATTTTGGTCGTGTTTGGCAGCTATCTCAACAATATCCTCAATTGTATGCAGCAATGGGGTTTCATCCTCTTTATTTGTCCCAATTCCAAGTTGATCAAATTGAACAATTACGTGATTACTTACAACAAAAAAATGCTAAATGTGTGGCTGTTGGTGAAATAGGTCTTGATCTTTATATGCAAGAACCGCTGTTTGAATTACAGCAAAAAGTGTTAAGTGAGCAGCTAAAATTGGCAAAACAATTTGATCTGCCCGTTATTTTACATTCACGTAAAAGTCATGACCAACTTGCTGTATTACTGCGCCGACATCCTGTTCCTGCTTGTGGCGTTGTTCATGGGTTTGCTGGGAGTTTGGTCCAAGCTCAAGCTTTTATTAAATTGGGTTATTTTATTGGTGTTGGTGGAACAATTACCTATGAACGCGCCAATAAAACGCGGCAAACAATGTCGCAATTACCCTTGAGTTCGCTGGTATTTGAAACAGATGCACCTGATATGCCTGTTTCTGGTTTTCAAGGCCAATCTAATCGACCTGAACGTATACAGTCGATTTTTCAGTCATTATGTGAGTTACGGCCTGAACCGCCTGATGAAATTGCAAATCAGCTGTATAAAAATAGCCAAACGCTATTTAATTTATCGCTTTGA
- a CDS encoding patatin-like phospholipase family protein produces MGKRVSVTLGSIEPLAFFDEINKGKTALICEGGGQRGIFTAGVLDEFLKTGFNPFDIMIGTSAGAQNLSAYICGQHGYARRVITRYTTNSLFFNPLRFIRGGHLIDLDWLVAITAKELPLQIESGMELIKAGREFLMGASRSHDFIAEFLQPEADTWLDIIRASSAIPGFYRNGVEFDGKLYHDGGISAAVPVEEAYRRGADTIVVIRTVPSQMYFTPEWVKRMTRWLEGDKNSLQRMATMLKVYLKSYHRTQEFIENPPEDLQIFEIYPPSPLKSSALGSKLSALNYDYHTGRRCGRYFLAALGHCFSMADIPFRYSSFDNSPNEEIQIENDYAQAISDASDDLELIAQHKARKMADTAQSFIANSVLVANEEQAKKVSNHDK; encoded by the coding sequence ATGGGAAAACGTGTATCAGTGACACTCGGGAGTATTGAACCATTGGCTTTTTTTGATGAGATCAATAAAGGCAAAACGGCTCTTATCTGCGAAGGTGGAGGGCAACGTGGTATTTTTACTGCGGGTGTATTGGATGAGTTCCTCAAAACGGGCTTTAATCCTTTTGACATCATGATTGGTACTTCTGCGGGAGCACAGAACCTTTCAGCTTATATTTGTGGGCAACATGGCTATGCTCGGCGTGTGATCACACGTTATACAACAAATTCCTTATTTTTTAATCCACTACGTTTTATTCGCGGTGGACATTTAATTGATTTAGATTGGTTAGTGGCGATTACCGCAAAAGAGCTGCCACTACAGATTGAATCAGGAATGGAATTAATTAAGGCTGGACGTGAGTTTCTCATGGGAGCCAGCCGCAGTCATGACTTTATTGCTGAGTTTTTACAGCCAGAAGCGGATACTTGGCTAGATATTATCAGAGCATCCAGTGCAATCCCTGGGTTTTATCGTAATGGCGTTGAGTTTGATGGCAAGCTATATCACGATGGCGGAATTAGCGCAGCAGTGCCAGTTGAAGAAGCTTATCGCCGTGGTGCTGATACGATTGTTGTTATTCGTACCGTTCCTTCTCAAATGTATTTTACACCTGAATGGGTGAAGAGAATGACGCGGTGGTTAGAAGGCGATAAAAATAGCTTACAACGCATGGCGACTATGCTGAAAGTTTATTTAAAGAGTTATCATCGTACTCAGGAGTTTATTGAAAACCCACCTGAAGATTTGCAAATATTTGAAATATATCCACCTTCACCACTGAAAAGTAGTGCTTTGGGAAGCAAATTATCTGCATTAAACTATGATTATCATACTGGCAGACGTTGTGGCCGCTATTTTCTCGCAGCATTAGGTCATTGTTTCTCAATGGCAGATATACCATTTAGGTATTCTAGTTTTGATAATTCGCCTAATGAAGAGATTCAAATCGAAAATGATTATGCTCAAGCAATTTCTGATGCAAGTGATGATCTTGAACTTATTGCTCAGCATAAAGCGCGGAAAATGGCAGATACAGCCCAATCCTTTATTGCTAATTCGGTATTAGTTGCCAATGAAGAACAGGCTAAAAAGGTGAGTAATCATGATAAATAG